The Pseudomonas sp. G2-4 genome window below encodes:
- a CDS encoding helix-turn-helix domain-containing protein, producing MDIIQRTSATGLQAYIRGECLATSDGVSSQDVLVEIFVRERTEERVIVPAVAEPLLVWVLSGEAVVEERDEHEDWLSSSVRRGDFFLTASPVPYEMRWQASGTEPFVVMHVYLGLPLLERAIAETGGSAAIRLREVSGGRDDVLSALLEQIRLELTRRGETSALLIQGVAQCLAVHLARHYRNAEADDMSGRNALPAFKLKRVVELMEQRLADNFSLGDLAQAISMSEYHFSRLFKRATGRSPSQYFIQLRMARARQLLIETERSIIDIGLEVGYGSASHFSQIFRREVGVVPSHYRR from the coding sequence ATGGACATCATCCAGAGAACATCGGCAACCGGTCTGCAAGCGTACATTCGCGGCGAGTGCCTGGCGACGTCCGACGGTGTCTCGTCGCAGGATGTCCTGGTCGAGATCTTTGTCCGCGAACGCACGGAAGAACGCGTGATCGTGCCGGCGGTGGCCGAGCCGTTGCTCGTTTGGGTGTTATCCGGAGAGGCCGTTGTCGAAGAGCGCGACGAACATGAGGATTGGCTTTCGAGTTCGGTGCGGCGCGGCGATTTTTTCCTGACCGCATCACCCGTGCCCTATGAAATGCGCTGGCAAGCCAGCGGTACCGAGCCGTTCGTGGTCATGCACGTTTACCTGGGGTTGCCGCTGCTGGAACGCGCCATTGCCGAAACCGGCGGTAGCGCCGCGATCCGCTTGCGGGAAGTCTCAGGTGGACGGGATGACGTGCTTTCGGCACTGCTCGAACAGATTCGATTGGAACTGACCCGGCGCGGCGAAACCAGCGCGTTACTGATCCAGGGCGTGGCGCAATGCCTGGCGGTGCACCTGGCGCGTCATTATCGGAATGCCGAGGCCGATGACATGTCCGGGCGCAATGCCCTGCCCGCCTTCAAGCTCAAACGGGTTGTCGAGCTAATGGAACAACGGCTGGCCGATAACTTCAGCCTTGGCGACTTGGCGCAGGCCATCAGCATGAGCGAATACCACTTCAGCCGGCTGTTCAAACGCGCCACGGGGCGTTCGCCGTCGCAGTATTTCATCCAGTTGCGAATGGCTCGGGCCCGGCAACTGCTGATCGAAACCGAGCGCAGCATCATCGATATCGGCCTGGAAGTCGGGTATGGCAGCGCCAGTCACTTCTCCCAGATATTTCGCCGCGAGGTGGGGGTTGTGCCGAGTCATTACCGCAGGTGA
- a CDS encoding response regulator, which produces MNRDLRILIVDDQRPNLDLMEQLLAREGLHNVLSSTEPLRTLDLFNSFEPDLVILDLHMPAFDGFAVLEQLNRRIPANDYLPILVLTADATRDTRLRALALGARDFISKPLDALETMLRVWNLLETRALYKALRELIPSQQIELLRQHRPAVDSV; this is translated from the coding sequence ATGAATCGCGACTTGCGCATCCTGATCGTCGATGATCAGCGCCCCAACCTGGACCTGATGGAACAACTGCTGGCCCGCGAAGGCTTGCACAACGTGCTGAGCAGCACCGAGCCCCTGCGCACCCTGGATCTGTTCAACAGCTTCGAACCGGACCTGGTCATCTTGGACCTGCACATGCCCGCGTTCGATGGCTTTGCCGTGCTGGAACAACTCAACCGGCGCATCCCGGCCAACGACTACCTGCCGATCCTGGTGCTGACCGCCGACGCCACCCGCGACACCCGCCTGCGTGCCCTGGCCCTCGGCGCCCGAGACTTCATCAGTAAACCCCTGGATGCACTGGAAACCATGCTGCGGGTCTGGAACCTGCTGGAGACTCGGGCGCTCTATAAGGCGTTGCGTGAGTTGATTCCATCCCAGCAGATCGAGCTGTTGCGCCAGCACCGGCCGGCGGTCGATTCGGTCTAG
- a CDS encoding SDR family oxidoreductase, whose product MTDFTPTPNEIAGKVVLVTGAASGIGRAIAELFHARGAKVIAEDINPQVNALEQPGLVPFLADITEDGSAEAAVALAQERFGRLDVLVNNAGRILYKPFVEMTREDWNWQMETNVTGAFLHSREAMKAMMKQQSGAIVNIASYASYFAFPGIAAYTASKGALAQLTRTQALEAIEHGIRVNAIGVGDVVTHLLDHFMEDGQGFLAEHGKSAPIGRAASPTEIAEIVAFLASERASFMVGSVVMADGGMSVAVGG is encoded by the coding sequence ATGACTGACTTCACACCCACCCCCAACGAAATCGCCGGCAAAGTGGTATTGGTCACCGGTGCGGCCAGCGGCATCGGCCGGGCAATCGCCGAGTTATTCCATGCCCGCGGCGCGAAGGTCATTGCCGAGGACATCAACCCGCAGGTGAACGCGTTGGAACAACCTGGCCTGGTGCCGTTCCTGGCGGATATCACTGAAGACGGCAGCGCTGAAGCCGCCGTTGCGCTGGCGCAGGAGCGTTTCGGTCGGCTCGATGTGCTGGTGAATAATGCCGGGCGAATTCTCTACAAGCCTTTCGTGGAAATGACCCGCGAAGATTGGAACTGGCAGATGGAAACCAACGTGACCGGCGCCTTCCTGCATTCACGCGAAGCCATGAAAGCGATGATGAAGCAGCAGTCGGGCGCCATCGTAAACATAGCGTCCTATGCGTCTTATTTCGCCTTCCCCGGCATCGCGGCCTACACCGCCTCCAAGGGTGCCCTGGCCCAGCTGACCCGGACCCAGGCCCTGGAGGCTATCGAGCATGGGATTCGGGTCAATGCCATCGGCGTCGGTGATGTGGTCACTCATCTGCTTGATCACTTCATGGAAGATGGCCAGGGTTTCCTGGCCGAGCACGGCAAGTCCGCGCCCATCGGCCGGGCGGCGTCACCCACGGAGATCGCCGAAATCGTCGCATTCCTGGCCTCGGAGCGCGCCAGTTTCATGGTTGGCTCGGTGGTTATGGCTGATGGTGGGATGAGTGTTGCAGTAGGCGGCTGA
- the tolR gene encoding protein TolR, producing the protein MLVKPQRKHGPKAEMNVVPYIDVMLVLLVIFMVTAPMLTQGVKIELPKVASEALANDSHQQILTLSVKAEGGYYWNLGGELDTRNQTDSAVDLDQMRIKVAQVIAERSDTQVYIRADDHADYGRVVAAMAALQQGGVSNLGLVTEAPQ; encoded by the coding sequence ATGTTAGTCAAACCACAACGCAAGCACGGACCCAAGGCCGAAATGAACGTAGTGCCCTACATCGACGTCATGTTGGTGCTGCTGGTGATATTCATGGTCACCGCACCGATGCTGACCCAGGGCGTGAAGATCGAACTGCCCAAGGTCGCCAGCGAGGCCCTGGCCAATGACAGCCACCAGCAAATTCTGACCTTGTCAGTGAAGGCTGAGGGTGGCTACTACTGGAACCTTGGTGGCGAGCTGGACACCCGCAACCAGACCGACAGTGCCGTGGACCTGGACCAGATGCGCATCAAAGTGGCGCAGGTCATCGCCGAGCGCAGCGACACCCAGGTGTATATCCGTGCCGACGATCACGCCGACTACGGCCGAGTCGTCGCGGCCATGGCCGCCTTGCAGCAGGGCGGCGTGAGCAACTTGGGACTGGTGACCGAGGCACCGCAATGA
- the tolQ gene encoding protein TolQ, translated as MQATLEHMTIWGLISDASLLVKAVMLTLLLASLLSWYLIIQRGAVLQRNERQFKGFIQRFRSAQDLLPLYRDTAQAREEDGGVTPIFQAGVLAFTQLNQPSSTPQVVLEGVERSLQVAISEQEVQLEKGLQFLATVGSVSPYIGLFGTVWGIMNAFIGLSQVQQASLSTVAPGIAEALIATAIGLFAAIPAVIAYNRFAARGQTLLTRYYAFGNEFQARLHHKLHGTPVNLAAAA; from the coding sequence ATGCAAGCCACTTTGGAACACATGACGATCTGGGGCCTGATCAGTGACGCGAGTCTGCTGGTCAAGGCGGTCATGCTCACGCTGTTGTTGGCCTCGCTGCTGAGTTGGTACCTCATCATCCAGCGCGGCGCTGTGTTGCAGCGTAACGAGCGACAGTTCAAGGGGTTCATCCAGCGCTTTCGCAGCGCTCAGGATCTGTTGCCGCTGTACCGGGACACTGCCCAGGCTCGGGAAGAGGACGGCGGAGTTACGCCGATTTTCCAGGCAGGGGTATTGGCCTTCACTCAACTCAACCAGCCTTCGAGCACACCACAAGTGGTGCTTGAGGGTGTCGAGCGTTCGCTGCAGGTGGCAATCAGCGAACAGGAAGTGCAGCTGGAAAAAGGCCTGCAGTTTCTCGCCACCGTCGGCTCAGTGAGCCCTTACATCGGTTTGTTCGGCACCGTCTGGGGGATCATGAATGCTTTTATCGGCTTGTCCCAAGTGCAACAGGCCAGCCTTTCCACCGTTGCTCCGGGCATCGCCGAAGCCTTGATCGCCACGGCCATCGGCCTGTTCGCCGCGATCCCGGCGGTGATTGCCTACAACCGTTTTGCCGCCCGCGGCCAGACGTTGTTGACCCGTTACTACGCCTTCGGCAACGAATTTCAGGCCCGCCTGCACCACAAGCTGCACGGTACCCCGGTGAACCTGGCCGCGGCCGCTTGA
- a CDS encoding ATP-binding protein: MRFLAARRWADLPLRGKALVVISLPLVVLLLSLVLIYITERQTARAEEDVRRVLLVQGDIQTVHTLLAEAAASVRGYLLTRREDFLPSYEQATPLIQAALQRLDHNIRDPRMREYLKTITPLIADKLNGLIALRSTKGEDTEAITAILIENKQVLDVLREQISAMRVREDALLADRSAAASATRMRLLFATLLAAVCGLFGAIVAVLFLSKGIVARVQQVQGNAQRLALGQPLLPQPPEQDEIGQLGTRLVEAGQLLAERERALRDNEERLRLIIDGVKDYGIFALDAQGYVTTWNAGAERIKGYTEQEILGRHFSLFYLAEECPAHPDMALREATRDGHYMEEGWRCRKDGSRFWASVVITAQYDSTGVLRGFSKITRDITDRRAAEIALRTAREEAESASRAKSEFLSRMSHELRTPLNAILGFAQLLDMDSTAGQRPQVGHILRAGQHLLALINEVLDIARIEAGRLPLNIEPIALSTVLHEALTLVSPMAADAGIHLAELPPLPDGSGVLADRQRLVQVLLNLLSNAIKYNRPGGEVRIAVTVQARQVSIAVSDTGHGIALEQLDQLFKPFERLGADPQVEGTGLGLSLSKSLLEMMQGHLEVHSEPGQGCRFTLQLPGAQVSGSQLPPVAPLAVTRPPVEYHGKVLCIEDNLSSLALIETLMQRRPGIQLLSSMQGQMGLDLARQHAPQLILLDVTLPDLDGLEVLRRLRDSRATASTPVLMITADASDLTRRTLHEAGATAVLTKPIHIQAFLGHLEHYLPEPA; the protein is encoded by the coding sequence ATGAGGTTTCTCGCCGCTCGCCGCTGGGCCGACCTGCCCTTGCGGGGCAAGGCGCTGGTGGTGATTTCCCTGCCGCTGGTGGTCCTGCTGCTGTCGCTGGTGCTGATCTACATCACCGAACGCCAGACCGCCCGGGCCGAAGAAGACGTACGCCGGGTGTTGCTGGTCCAGGGCGACATCCAGACCGTCCATACCCTGTTGGCCGAAGCTGCGGCGAGCGTGCGCGGTTACCTGCTGACCCGCCGCGAAGACTTCCTGCCCAGCTACGAACAGGCCACGCCGCTGATCCAGGCCGCATTGCAACGGCTGGACCACAACATCCGCGACCCCAGGATGCGCGAGTACCTCAAGACCATCACCCCACTGATCGCCGACAAACTCAACGGGCTGATCGCCTTGCGCAGCACCAAGGGCGAGGACACCGAGGCCATCACCGCGATCCTGATCGAGAACAAACAGGTGCTGGATGTGCTGCGCGAGCAGATCAGCGCCATGCGCGTTCGCGAGGACGCCTTGCTCGCCGACCGCAGCGCCGCTGCCTCGGCCACGCGTATGCGGCTGTTGTTCGCCACTCTGTTGGCGGCGGTCTGCGGACTGTTCGGTGCCATTGTCGCGGTGCTGTTCCTGTCCAAGGGCATTGTCGCCCGGGTCCAGCAGGTGCAAGGCAACGCCCAGCGCCTGGCATTGGGCCAACCCCTGTTGCCGCAACCGCCGGAGCAAGACGAAATCGGCCAACTGGGCACTCGCCTGGTGGAGGCCGGGCAACTGCTGGCCGAACGTGAGCGAGCCCTGCGCGATAACGAAGAGCGCCTGCGGCTGATCATCGATGGCGTGAAGGACTATGGGATTTTCGCGCTGGATGCCCAGGGCTACGTGACCACTTGGAACGCAGGCGCCGAACGGATCAAGGGCTACACCGAGCAGGAAATCCTCGGGCGGCATTTTTCGCTGTTCTACCTGGCTGAAGAATGCCCCGCGCACCCGGACATGGCCCTGCGCGAGGCCACCCGCGACGGTCACTACATGGAAGAAGGCTGGCGGTGTCGCAAGGACGGCAGCCGCTTCTGGGCCAGCGTGGTCATCACCGCCCAATATGACAGTACCGGCGTCCTGCGCGGCTTTTCCAAGATCACCCGCGACATCACCGACCGCCGCGCCGCCGAGATTGCCCTGCGCACCGCCCGCGAAGAAGCGGAAAGCGCCAGTCGGGCCAAGAGTGAGTTTCTCTCGCGCATGAGCCACGAACTGCGCACGCCGCTGAATGCCATCCTCGGTTTCGCGCAACTGCTGGACATGGACTCCACGGCGGGCCAGCGTCCTCAGGTCGGCCACATCCTGCGCGCCGGCCAGCATTTGCTGGCGTTGATCAATGAGGTGCTGGACATCGCCCGGATCGAGGCCGGGCGCCTGCCGCTGAACATTGAACCGATCGCCCTGTCGACGGTGTTGCACGAAGCCCTGACCCTGGTTTCGCCCATGGCGGCGGATGCCGGGATTCATCTGGCCGAGCTGCCGCCGCTACCTGATGGCAGCGGTGTGCTTGCCGATCGTCAGCGCCTGGTGCAGGTGCTGCTCAACCTGTTGTCCAACGCCATCAAGTACAACCGCCCGGGCGGTGAAGTGCGCATTGCCGTCACCGTCCAGGCCCGCCAAGTGAGCATTGCCGTCAGCGATACCGGGCATGGCATTGCCCTTGAACAGCTGGATCAACTGTTCAAGCCCTTCGAACGCCTGGGCGCCGATCCCCAGGTCGAAGGCACCGGCCTGGGGCTGTCGTTGAGCAAGAGCCTGCTGGAGATGATGCAGGGCCACCTCGAGGTCCACAGTGAACCGGGACAAGGTTGCCGCTTCACCCTGCAACTACCGGGCGCCCAGGTGTCCGGCAGCCAGTTGCCGCCCGTTGCGCCCCTGGCGGTAACGCGTCCTCCAGTGGAATATCACGGCAAAGTGCTGTGCATCGAAGACAACCTGTCGAGCCTCGCATTGATCGAGACGCTGATGCAGCGTCGCCCCGGCATTCAGTTGTTGTCGAGCATGCAGGGCCAGATGGGCCTGGACCTGGCTCGCCAGCACGCGCCGCAACTGATCCTGCTGGACGTGACCCTGCCGGACCTGGACGGCCTGGAGGTGTTGCGACGCCTGCGCGACTCCCGGGCCACCGCATCGACGCCGGTGCTGATGATCACCGCCGATGCCAGCGACCTGACTCGCCGCACCCTCCACGAAGCCGGCGCCACGGCGGTCCTGACCAAGCCTATTCATATCCAGGCCTTCCTCGGCCACCTCGAACACTATCTACCGGAGCCCGCATGA
- a CDS encoding energy transducer TonB, producing MTAMIMHSPTVHFPALARHGVWRNSLAAGLAVALHAGVVGLLVWGWTVEKPAAQAPRVLHTQLVMLPASPAPEAPAPAPIAAPPVESAPVPVEMPHPAAAKPVVDPSVQAQRLEQATLARKRVEDQKREQQAQQQRERQEQERRQHEAEQQVAERQRQAQQAQALAQQRAEQARLAAADSRSYQPLSKAAPDYPQRALDKGLEGDCTVEYSVTPDGRIDSPKVLDGCHPLFIRPSLAAAQTFRYQPRIVEGKAVTVPAVRNTFHYRIK from the coding sequence ATGACGGCGATGATCATGCACAGTCCCACCGTGCACTTTCCCGCGTTGGCGCGCCATGGCGTTTGGAGAAACAGCCTAGCGGCAGGGCTCGCCGTGGCCTTGCACGCGGGGGTGGTTGGGTTGCTGGTGTGGGGCTGGACCGTGGAGAAACCAGCTGCCCAGGCGCCTCGGGTGCTGCATACGCAGCTGGTGATGTTGCCTGCGTCACCGGCACCCGAAGCCCCAGCACCGGCCCCGATTGCAGCGCCACCGGTGGAGTCCGCCCCGGTGCCGGTTGAAATGCCCCACCCTGCAGCAGCCAAACCCGTCGTGGATCCGAGTGTCCAGGCGCAAAGACTGGAACAGGCGACCCTGGCCCGCAAGCGGGTCGAGGATCAGAAACGCGAGCAACAAGCCCAACAGCAACGTGAACGCCAGGAGCAGGAACGGCGTCAGCACGAAGCCGAGCAGCAGGTCGCCGAGCGACAGCGTCAGGCGCAACAGGCGCAAGCGCTCGCACAACAGCGCGCCGAACAGGCACGCCTGGCCGCAGCCGACAGCCGCAGCTATCAACCCCTGAGCAAAGCAGCCCCGGATTACCCGCAGCGGGCGCTGGACAAGGGACTGGAAGGCGACTGCACCGTGGAGTACAGCGTGACGCCGGACGGACGGATCGACAGCCCCAAAGTGCTCGACGGTTGCCACCCGCTGTTCATCCGACCGTCCCTGGCCGCCGCCCAGACCTTCCGCTACCAACCGCGGATCGTCGAAGGCAAAGCCGTGACAGTGCCGGCAGTGCGTAACACTTTTCACTACCGGATCAAATAA